A region from the Brassica napus cultivar Da-Ae chromosome C8, Da-Ae, whole genome shotgun sequence genome encodes:
- the LOC106415328 gene encoding protein NRT1/ PTR FAMILY 8.3, translating to MGSVAEEQSLIEQVLIQEELKLYAEDGSVDIKGNPPLKNITGNWKACPFILGNECCERLAFYGIAINLITYLTTKLHQGNVSAARNVTTWQGTCYITPLIGAVVADAYLGRYWTIACFSSIYFIGMSALTLSATVPYLKPADCVGDSCPSPTRTQNITFFLGLYLIALATGGIKPCVATFGADQFDDNDSSERVRKSSFFNWFYFCINIGSFGSSGLVLVQEDIGWGLGFGIPTIFMGLAIICFFFGTPLYRFQKPRGSPITRICQVLVASFRKMNLEVLEDTTLLYETETQDLSYVVVQSRKLEHTDDYKYLDKAAVISAQEANSGEILSPWSLCTVTQVEELKILIRMLPIWASGIVFSSLHAQVSTMFVQQGRAMNCNIGSFKIPPAILGVFDCITVLVWVPLYDRFNVPLAKLITRTDNGFTVLQRIGIGLVISVFSIVSAAIVEKVRLGVVEKGTAVSLTVLWQVPQIFILGAAEVFYCVGQLEFFYGQSPESMRSLCCALGLLTNAFGSYLSSLLLTVVTYLTTLDGGDGWITDDLNEGHLDYFFWLLAGLSILNAVVYVFSAVNYKQKKAL from the exons ATGGGTTCCGTTGCAGAAGAGCAGTCCCTCATCGAACAAGTGTTAATACAG GAAGAACTGAAACTATATGCTGAAGATGGTTCAGTCGACATCAAAGGAAACCCACCATTAAAGAACATAACCGGAAACTGGAAAGCTTGTCCGTTTATTCTAG GGAACGAATGTTGTGAGCGGTTGGCTTTCTACGGCATTGCTATCAATCTCATTACTTATCTCACCACTAAACTACACCAAGGAAACGTTTCTGCTGCCAGAAACGTCACAACATGGCAAGGGACTTGTTATATCACTCCTCTCATTGGAGCCGTCGTAGCCGATGCTTATTTGGGTCGATACTGGACCATTGCTTGCTTCTCCTCCATTTATTTCATC GGAATGTCTGCTCTGACTCTCTCTGCTACGGTTCCATACCTGAAACCCGCTGACTGCGTTGGAGACTCCTGCCCATCACCGACCAGAACTCAGAACATAACATTCTTTCTCGGGCTTTACCTTATAGCTCTTGCCACCGGGGGGATCAAACCGTGCGTTGCAACCTTTGGTGCAGACCAGTTTGACGACAACGACTCGAGTGAACGAGTGAGAAAGTCTTCTTTTTTCAACTGGTTTTACTTCTGTATCAATATCGGGTCGTTTGGATCGTCTGGTCTAGTGTTGGTTCAAGAGGATATCGGTTGGGGATTAGGTTTCGGGATACCTACTATCTTCATGGGATTAGCTATCATCTGTTTCTTCTTTGGCACGCCACTTTATAGGTTTCAGAAACCTAGAGGTAGTCCCATCACACGGATTTGTCAAGTTCTTGTCGCTTCGTTTCGTAAGATGAATCTCGAAGTCCTTGAAGACACAACACTTCTATATGAAACTGAAACACAAGACCTGAGTTACGTGGTCGTCCAAAGTAGGAAACTCGAGCACACAGATGATTACAA GTACCTTGACAAGGCTGCTGTTATATCAGCACAAGAAGCGAACTCCGGAGAGATTTTAAGTCCTTGGAGTCTATGCACCGTTACACAAGTCGAAGAACTCAAGATTCTGATCCGAATGCTTCCAATATGGGCGTCGGGTATcgtcttctcatctctccacgcTCAAGTCTCCACAATGTTTGTCCAACAAGGAAGAGCCATGAACTGCAATATTGGCTCTTTCAAGATCCCCCCAGCGATCCTCGGGGTCTTCGACTGCATCACCGTCCTAGTTTGGGTTCCACTCTACGACCGTTTCAACGTCCCGCTCGCCAAACTTATTACAAGAACCGACAATGGGTTCACCGTGCTTCAACGAATAGGAATAGGTCTTGTCATTTCGGTCTTCTCTATTGTATCAGCAGCCATCGTTGAGAAGGTGCGGCTCGGGGTGGTGGAAAAAGGAACAGCTGTTTCTTTAACGGTGTTGTGGCAGGTTCCTCAGATTTTCATACTCGGTGCAGCTGAGGTCTTCTACTGCGTGGGACAGCTTGAGTTTTTCTATGGTCAGTCACCAGAGTCGATGAGGAGTCTGTGTTGTGCATTGGGACTGTTGACTAATGCGTTTGGGAGTTACTTGAGCTCGTTGCTGCTCACGGTGGTGACGTATCTCACGACCCTGGACGGTGGAGATGGGTGGATTACGGATGATCTTAATGAAGGACATCTTGATTATTTCTTCTGGTTATTGGCCGGTTTAAGCATTTTGAATGCGGTGGTTTACGTTTTCTCTGCTGTTAATTACAAACAGAAGAAGGCGTTATAA